In a single window of the Gossypium hirsutum isolate 1008001.06 chromosome A13, Gossypium_hirsutum_v2.1, whole genome shotgun sequence genome:
- the LOC121212721 gene encoding glycine-rich protein 23, whose protein sequence is MGGGKGGSGGGSKGGGGGNGGGSGNVGGGSTSKGGGGASGTMVAPGSGGAATISRGAFESNPQGYFAGLHSSEKGNK, encoded by the coding sequence ATGGGTGGTGGCAAAGGTGGAAGTGGCGGTGGCAGTAAAGGTGGTGGCGGAGGCAACGGTGGTGGCTCTGGAAATGTTGGAGGAGGAAGCACATCCAAAGGCGGAGGGGGGGCTTCTGGAACGATGGTAGCTCCGGGGAGTGGAGGTGCGGCCACTATATCGAGGGGCGCATTCGAGAGCAACCCTCAGGGATACTTTGCTGGTCTGCATTCAAGTGAAAAGGgcaataaataa